GTCGTCTGCCACAACTGCGGCTGCGGCTGCTGATGGGGGCGGGGGACTACTTCGGCGGCAGGGTGCGCAGGTAGAGAAGCATCGAGTCGAGTTCCTGGGATTCCAGCGCCAGCATCCTTCCTTTCAGCGCATCGCGGATGCAGAAGTTGATCATCTCCTTCAGCATCGGGTCGTCGTAGGCGCCGACCTCGGCCAGTCCCTTGCCACCCGGGTGACAGCTCGCACAGCTCTTGCCGTTGCTCCCCAGGGCGGTCGACTCGAAGAGCGTCTGCCCCATCGCCACCGTCGGTCCTTCCGTCGCCAACGCCGCTGCCGCCGTCACGGCCAGCAGAACTCCCGCGGCCATCCATCGCCTCATTGCAGTCTCCTCTCCGGCGTGTTCCTGCCAATAAAGACCCTAAGAATATAGACGGCGGGCCTCCCCTTGGCAAACCCTTCCTTCCGGATCCCCGGTCGTAACTGTCAGTAAACCCGCCGACAGATGCGCTCCTACTGCGGGGGGCGGTGCTTGTGAATGATTAAATAATTCGTCGCGTCGTTGCGGGCAGCGGCTTTTTGCAGGATACTTTTTTAAACGCGCCAGTG
This window of the Desulfuromonadales bacterium genome carries:
- a CDS encoding cytochrome C, with product MRRWMAAGVLLAVTAAAALATEGPTVAMGQTLFESTALGSNGKSCASCHPGGKGLAEVGAYDDPMLKEMINFCIRDALKGRMLALESQELDSMLLYLRTLPPK